From the Euphorbia lathyris chromosome 6, ddEupLath1.1, whole genome shotgun sequence genome, one window contains:
- the LOC136232018 gene encoding uncharacterized protein translates to MEKEKKSQSATETDFLLQWGTKKRLRCVKVKKEQTFASKSKPIDSLPKKKLSSRIVAAEKESLPPPPVIKNAEMSMNNRKSSALSPEKEDRYYTTRGSVGLDDNSKVLMDNVKEEKRSVWPRLYITLSSKEKEEDFMAMKGCKPPQRPKKRAKLIQRTLLLVSPGAWLTDLCQERYEVREKKSSKKRPRGLKAMGSMESDSE, encoded by the exons ATggagaaggaaaagaagagTCAAAGTGCTACAGAGACAgattttttgttacaatggGGAACTAAAAAGAGACTTAGATGCGTGAAAGTGAAAAAAGAGCAAACCTTTGCCAGCAAATCTAAACCAATTGATTCTTTGCCAAAGAAGAAACTATCCTCTCGTATTGTTGCTGCTGAGAAAGaatctcttcctcctcctcctgtCATCAA GAATGCCGAGATGTCAATGAACAATAGAAAGTCATCAGCATTGTCTCCAGAGAAGGAAGATCGATACTACACAACGAGAGGATCAGTAGGATTAGATGATAATAGCAAAGTTTTGATGGATAATGTGAAGGAAGAGAAACGGTCTGTTTGGCCAAGGCTATACATTACATTGTCTAGcaaagaaaaggaagaggaTTTCATGGCTATGAAAGGTTGCAAGCCTCCTCAACGGCCTAAGAAAAGAGCCAAACTGATACAAAGAACTCTACTT CTGGTCAGCCCTGGTGCGTGGCTAACGGACTTGTGTCAGGAGCGGTATGAAGTGAGGGAGAAGAAATCATCCAAAAAG AGACCTAGAGGATTGAAGGCAATGGGGAGTATGGAGAGTGATTCAGAATAA